One part of the Niveispirillum cyanobacteriorum genome encodes these proteins:
- a CDS encoding PD-(D/E)XK nuclease family protein — protein sequence MSIAHRSTLVVHGRLAMRESRLAAGRGGRHGLQIMSFEQAAVRLAGGFARPIDDESLRAAIQSALPATPMGELESIKALPGMIDAAADTLHKAWRAGIDLAARAADHSRLDAIARLEAAVLDQLPPGMMRPLDIVAAATARIAHAPAVLGPMEIVGLTELSPCWRPLLQALTAHIPVQWTAGPRSVPAWLDGTGITITRAPAQTPGISAVSAATAYHEAIEAMRWARSLLATGVSPSEIAIATASPADYDDHFLALRADANIDLHFVHGVRTVTTREGQSAAALADIVVRGLSQSRLRRLAALCRDSGPFETLPEGWLRVLPTDAPLSTPGAWNRLLVRLTPEDWPDGADHVPALRTAVETLAKGPDAAGEIGKAFLKGRALAIWRKALLAGPAASIDATLELLKQDDGLEACVCVAWMPASALAASPRRFVRLLGLNSSRWPRGIAEDRLIPDHIIPTPVLDPLPVNLADRRDFETILATTADTVVLSRARRDSDGRLLGRSPLLAGRGDETYLRRNATPAHAFSETDRLMARPQEFAADPQAVGAQGCWRDWRQAEITPHDGLVRADHPLVLAILGRTQSASSLRRLLRNPLSFVWVYAFGWREPQSSAEPLVLDALGIGDLVHLVLDRALRDLETGDGLASADAETIEAAVARAAQAVAGDWESERPVPPVVIWSRTLDDARVMAGRALSYGDEVLPGARSYGEVPFGGSEPKSDAEAPWDASAPVTIPDTGFNIAGYIDRLDISGDGKRALVRDYKTGRPPRGEIRLNGGRELQRCLYAFAVKALLGDDVAISASLLYPREPVDLQLDDPEAVLAEITGYLRAARSSLAGGAALPGPDTGGDYDDLAFALPANASATYCKRKMPAATERLGEVAQVWEAE from the coding sequence GTGAGCATCGCGCATCGATCCACCCTGGTCGTTCACGGTCGCCTCGCCATGCGAGAGAGCCGCCTGGCGGCGGGTCGTGGCGGTCGTCATGGCCTCCAGATCATGTCGTTCGAGCAGGCCGCCGTCCGGCTGGCGGGCGGCTTCGCCCGCCCTATCGATGACGAGAGCCTGCGCGCGGCCATCCAGTCGGCCCTCCCAGCCACGCCGATGGGCGAGCTGGAGAGCATCAAGGCTCTTCCCGGCATGATCGACGCGGCAGCCGACACGCTCCACAAAGCCTGGCGCGCCGGCATCGATCTTGCCGCACGCGCGGCGGATCATTCCCGTCTCGACGCCATCGCGCGGCTGGAAGCGGCCGTCCTCGACCAGCTTCCGCCCGGCATGATGCGGCCTCTCGACATCGTTGCAGCCGCGACCGCCCGCATTGCTCATGCGCCGGCGGTCCTCGGCCCGATGGAGATCGTCGGCCTTACCGAACTCTCGCCCTGCTGGCGGCCGCTGCTCCAGGCCCTCACCGCCCATATCCCGGTGCAGTGGACTGCCGGCCCGAGGAGCGTTCCCGCATGGCTGGACGGCACCGGCATCACGATCACGCGCGCACCGGCGCAAACGCCAGGGATCAGCGCCGTCAGCGCCGCGACCGCCTATCACGAGGCCATCGAGGCGATGCGCTGGGCGCGCAGCCTGCTCGCAACTGGCGTCTCGCCCTCGGAGATCGCCATCGCGACCGCATCGCCCGCCGACTATGACGATCATTTCCTGGCCCTGCGCGCCGACGCCAACATCGACCTGCACTTCGTCCACGGCGTCCGCACCGTCACGACCCGCGAGGGCCAGTCGGCCGCGGCGCTGGCCGACATCGTGGTCCGCGGCCTGTCGCAATCCCGGCTGCGGCGCCTCGCGGCGCTCTGCCGGGACAGCGGGCCATTCGAGACCCTGCCCGAAGGCTGGCTGCGGGTCCTGCCGACCGATGCGCCGCTCTCGACGCCGGGCGCGTGGAACCGCCTGCTGGTCCGCTTGACGCCGGAAGACTGGCCCGACGGCGCCGACCATGTTCCGGCGCTGCGCACAGCGGTCGAGACTCTGGCGAAAGGGCCGGACGCCGCCGGCGAGATCGGAAAAGCCTTCCTCAAGGGCCGCGCGCTCGCGATCTGGCGCAAGGCGCTGCTCGCCGGCCCCGCCGCCTCGATCGACGCGACGCTGGAACTCCTGAAGCAGGACGACGGGCTGGAAGCGTGCGTATGCGTCGCCTGGATGCCCGCCAGCGCGCTCGCCGCGTCGCCCCGCCGCTTCGTGCGGCTCCTCGGCCTCAATTCCTCGCGCTGGCCGCGCGGGATCGCCGAGGACCGCCTGATCCCGGACCATATCATCCCGACCCCGGTGCTCGATCCACTGCCGGTCAATCTCGCCGACCGACGCGATTTCGAGACGATCCTCGCCACGACGGCCGATACCGTCGTTCTGTCGCGCGCCCGGCGCGACAGCGACGGGCGTCTCCTGGGTCGCAGCCCTCTGCTCGCCGGGCGTGGCGACGAAACCTATCTGCGCCGCAACGCGACGCCGGCGCACGCCTTCAGCGAAACAGACCGCCTCATGGCCCGGCCCCAGGAGTTCGCCGCCGATCCGCAAGCGGTCGGCGCGCAGGGCTGCTGGCGCGACTGGCGGCAGGCCGAGATCACTCCCCATGACGGGCTCGTGCGGGCGGATCATCCGCTCGTTCTCGCCATCCTCGGCCGCACCCAGTCGGCCAGCTCGCTGCGCCGCCTGCTGCGCAATCCGCTGAGTTTCGTTTGGGTCTATGCCTTCGGATGGCGTGAACCGCAGAGCAGCGCCGAACCGCTCGTGCTCGACGCGCTCGGGATCGGCGATCTCGTTCATTTGGTTCTCGACCGCGCCTTGCGCGACCTCGAAACCGGAGACGGTCTTGCCTCCGCCGACGCCGAGACCATCGAGGCCGCGGTGGCGCGGGCCGCGCAAGCCGTCGCCGGCGATTGGGAAAGCGAGCGTCCGGTTCCGCCGGTCGTCATCTGGAGCCGCACGCTCGACGACGCCCGCGTTATGGCGGGCCGCGCCTTGTCCTATGGTGATGAAGTCCTGCCGGGCGCACGCTCCTACGGAGAGGTGCCCTTCGGCGGCTCGGAGCCGAAATCCGACGCGGAGGCGCCCTGGGATGCGAGCGCGCCGGTCACGATTCCCGACACGGGCTTCAACATCGCCGGCTATATCGACCGGCTCGACATCTCGGGCGACGGCAAGCGCGCCCTCGTGCGGGACTACAAGACCGGACGGCCGCCGCGCGGCGAGATCCGCCTCAACGGCGGACGCGAGCTTCAGCGCTGTCTCTATGCCTTCGCGGTGAAGGCGCTCCTCGGCGACGATGTCGCCATCAGCGCCTCGCTGCTCTACCCGCGCGAGCCCGTCGATCTCCAGCTCGACGATCCCGAGGCCGTACTGGCAGAGATCACGGGCTATCTGCGCGCAGCACGGTCGAGCCTCGCCGGAGGCGCGGCCCTTCCTGGCCCGGATACCGGCGGCGACTATGACGACCTCGCCTTCGCCCTGCCGGCCAACGCCAGCGCCACTTATTGCAAACGCAAAATGCCGGCCGCCACGGAGCGGCTTGGCGAAGTCGCTCAGGTCTGGGAGGCGGAATGA